The Coffea arabica cultivar ET-39 chromosome 10e, Coffea Arabica ET-39 HiFi, whole genome shotgun sequence region GAGAATTAATATGGTCATTTTACAATAATAAACAAGGGAGGCAAgcgatatttttaaaaatctcaAAAATACTAAGTGCTATTAAGACAAAGATTTCTAATATTATCCCTTTCGATTATCCAGCAATTGCTGTTCTTTACTATGCTACTTATAGCAGCAAGTCTTGGTAAAATGTAAACGATGATGTGTTCAAGTTTTCTGGCCCCCCACACGTATTAATTAGTTGATCTGCACAAAATTAAAGAGCTCTATCACATTGGAAAACATGAAATCATTGTCGCATTGCATTTGTCAGTAATGGTCTTCCAGCGCAAGGTTGTCGTACCAAAGTTTGATGGTATGCGTTTCAATCGCGCTCCATagatttcaaccacaaaagttCACTTTAAATGTAAGACCTACCCCCACCATGTCTCCAGCGAACTCACCAGCCAGCAGGTACCTTCGGGGCCAAACCTTAATTAGTTACCTCCGATATCTTTGCTTTCTATCTCGTTCTCAAGTTTGCATGGAAAGAAAATGACCTATTCGATCTTCAATCCCTTCGAAAGAGTTCTAGTATAGACAAATGACAATCAAGAGGATAAAGTTCGGCTGGACAATTCAAGTATTCAAACCAATGGAAACAAGGATTTAGTTGCTGATCACAGCCATAAACAGATAGTTTagtcgttcatatcacagattacATGTACAGAAATCGAATTAAATAataagtgaggggagtggtacactcaccagtgcaagtacggatacttcaaaagtatacatatatatagattGGCATGGCTTAATTATTCACATCATCACCTTCCACAATTTCCAACCTGAGGCTTTATTATTGGTACGCACGCCTTGTTGCTGCAAAAACAgataatactccctccgtcccactttgatagttctgattcttttttcacacaatttaataaaaagtagttaatttgttgaaacaatcaatttaggtagctatttttctaaaataccctcacattaattagagtataactttatgggaacttgaattgatggtaaaaaaaagaatcaattctCATTAAATGGAGTagatttatagtaacaacaacttacattgaataagggtattttaggaaaattaaaatacaactacatttttcaattggaaagtggactataatttaggacagacgaaaaaggaaaactggACTATCAAAGAGATAGTACGTACCCATTCAGCAGATTCAAGATTATTTTTCAGTGGTATTTATTTCCCTTGTTCTATCGATCGTGTATAGTAAATTGACTTGATCTAGCTAACCTAAGTTGTCTCGTGACACTAAAGGGACAGACGACATTGTTCTTTCTCAATTCTTTATCCTTGGAAGTCTAGCCAGCGCCATTATACCGCATCTAAAAATGTTCTCCAACCAAATCGTTCATGAACCATAATTAACAAATTACTTACTACTAGTAATATTTTCTATATTACTTACTACTCTGAACCATTGCCAATCACTTAGTAGTCTAGCACAGTGggataaggaaaatgaaaaCTGATTCAATGATGAAGGATTTCacgaaaaaatatatatatatgtattgcaTTCACTGCTTTGTTAAAATCAAGTGTACTACTCCCCAGCAACCGAGGAATAATTAATATTGTCGTAAATACGTATTAAAACAGATGCACAACAAATTCAATGTACGTACGTATTACATATGGTGCGAGTCCTATGAGTCCCTATGTATAATCCCTGTGCAAATGAATTATATGAGAggatattattattttttactgtCTATAATTAAATATTTACTGGAGATGGACCCAAATGCCTTGGCTCGGTATATCTTGGTGCACCACCACAAAGAGAAGATAGAAGCCGGGCGGTGCAAGGCTGCTGGTGCTAGGTGTCAAAACAGCCGTTTGATAAGTTGAATTCCCAGCAAttttcacattgtcaccaccaaGCACCAAAAGCCTCTGATTCATGGAGAACGAATGTGTATTAAAAGAGGGTGCAGCCATTGTCACCGTGACCAAATTCCCCTTTAGCTGCCCTGAAACGGAGAACCGGATCACCAACTGCTGCCCGTACCCGATTTGAGATTGCGACGCGGGTGAGATGATCCGTGGGCGCAAGCCGGCGACTCCGGGATCCAGATACGAGGGTGAAAAGGCTTCTAAGCTTAATTCAGTAGGGTAAAGTACTCCGGTAAAATTGTACAGCATGTGCGGGTTGCTACCACCAACGAGTACCCGACCATCACGAAGCAGAATTGCACTAGAGTGATACATCCTcggaatggtggacggattttGTACCTCGAATCTCGACCCAATTGTCTTGTTGGGCTGATAAATAACCGGGCTGAGAACCGGGTTACGACCGTATTCCCAACCAGCAGTCCCAGCCGATGCCCCATTAATCATCAAAACGTGGCCATTTGGTAGTAACAACATATCACCCATGACCCTAGCCAATGGCATGGTCTCCATCACCCATTGTGGGTTTGGATCGTTTATGCTAATCCTACCGCAAGTATTCAATGCACCCATGAAGTCACCCTTTTGTGCGCTAGCGTACGCACCCTTCGGAGCGCCGCCGCACACCAAAACTTCAGCTTGAATGGCCGGCCCCTGAAGGTTCCTCAGCGGTAGAAGGACAGCAGAACCCGTACTGGGATAGCACCTAGGATTACCATCAGGCAGCTGTGGGTAGTTTTTCACCACGATATTTTTCTTGTAGTTGAGCAAAATAGCTCGATTGTTCGCGaaaatgaacaaatttccaTCCACATTTAGGAAGACAAATGGATACAGGTTGTTCTCTACCACGGGATCATTGGTCTGGACAAGGAACCGCAGATTAAAGACTTGGTTAGTTGCCGCTGTCTTGGGATAAAACTCATAGTTGAACTGGCGGCGGCCACCGATGATGATCTGGCTGGAGTCGGGTAAAATATGATTTGTAGCATACCATCTCCTTTGTATTAGCCCGTTATTAATTTCTTGCCAGTCACAGTTGCTACCAGAACTGCATGGCTTGTAAAGTCGAACCACGTGGTCCCCATCATTGAAGCCGCCGGTCTGGACGAAAGTGCCGTCGGGCATGAGGGAGCCGGAGGAGCACCAGACATCAGTGAGGACTGTGAGGGGGCGAAAGGAGTTTGTAGCGACGTCGTATTCAACAGAATGCGCAGTGCAGTCAACTTTCAGGACTTGCTCTTGGGGGTCATACCTGCATTTGCCACTGGCCAGTGAAATATTGGAGGGGCCAAAATCTGTCCTGTCATAAATGACCACTTTGTCATTGTTGAGGAGTTGCATGTGCATGGATGCGATACCAATGCTTGATTGGAGTAGAGCCCACTGGCCTCCGGTGGTGGCGGCCTCCGCAAGTTTCCGGTGACATGGGTGCAGAAGTAGCACTAGTAGTAGAACCAGGCGGTGGCAGGGGGGAGAGGAATGTATCATCAGATGAGTTCGAGTCATGAGAGTTTGTTCCTATGGAAGTTTTTTGGACACTTTCGAGGGTTGAGAGAAGTAGCGTGACGTTCTTTTGGCTGGATAAGTCGTATAGTTGGTGAATGCATGCCAGCGCTATAAATACACACAATTCAATAGTAAATTGgaattcttcaaatttttatatgctGCAGGAGCGTATTTACTACTTACTACTAGGGCAAGAGAAGTACTACTGCTTGTTTATCTATGTCGAGAGTAGAATTCTTGGCTTTTTGCATTGTAAAGTTGGGTGGTGAGAAATGAAGTTATGGCATCCAAGCAAGCAAACGCGTACGTACAAGAGAATTTATGGGGACGGGGCACTGATTATTAGTCTTTTTCCACAAATGATTTTTGAGTATCCTAACTAATTAAGGTAATAATGTACCATGTACATTATGGAAAATGGTGTAATTGATGCCATTTATTATGTCAATTAAGGATTACAGGAAATCGTACATTGGTTGGTTAACAAAAATAGTGAATGTATTAGTGATTAATGCCTAGCAGATTAAGGCGACAAGTTAACTGGATCTATACTATAGTCCCCATTCGCAGACTCTACTATCGAAATTAGTTGCACTACTTCTTGCCTTCTTGGTGGAAACTAGAAGTGCTGAATAGTTTTCACGCATGCAAAATGCTACCTGTGTTGAGTTGGACGAGAAACTCTGAAAATAAATACGCCACCTAGCTAGTTGATTCTTCTGAAAAAAAGAGTAGCAATTTCCCTTTGCTGACTGTTGTCtgtcaaaaaagaaagaagagaaaacgtccaattgagggataaaagtTTATTAGAATATCGAATGCGTAGTATGGCCGAATAAGTTTTGTAAAGGGTGATTAATTAGGGAGTTGGCAGCCAGCCAGGAGTAGCAGTTACTAGAAATATTCAAAGGCAAAAAATGCCCCATAACCTAACCTTTGACGCGTAATAGAGAGAAATTCCCGAGTATCTTTTGagtagagctgttaatcgagccgagtcgagccgagtatttggctgtcgagctcgactcgagtttaattcgagccgagctcgactcgagctcgttaAGAAAATGAGCTTTAAAATgtgttcgaactcgactcgttaaatgtacatgtggctcgagctcgagctcgagctcgactcgtttatcacaaacgagtcgagcttcacgagctcgagctcgagctcgtgtaaattaacattaataaaaatctataattttaatttttaaaatgacaaatatgcccttcattaacgagctactcgagtatcaaacgagccgagcttactcggctcgttaactaaacgagcatgtttcgagctcgagcttgactcgttaaccaaaattaacgagccgagctcgagccttaACGAGTCGAGCTCTAACGAGCTTTCGAGCTACTCGATTGGCTTAACAGCTCTACTTTTGAGTTGCCAAACTTCATCAATTCCTGAGTAGTGTTAGTGATCAAACTTAGACAGCCAAGCGACGTGTTTTGCCTTCTATGTTCCATTATAATAGCAGCCTcattattcattcattcataGTGTTAATTTTCCGCTTCCCAAAAACTGAAGCTGACACACACTTAAATCATAAATAAATGTCAGGTACCCGATGATTCGGGCAAAGAACATAATAATAGGCAGCAATTCGATCCTCGTCTGGTTGTTCGTCGCTTGAAAGGGTTGGCTACGCATCTTTACCGAAGAAGGAATGCCGAACATTATAGGCCATTTGAAAGCGCAGCGCAGGATTAATCATAATCCATGAGTTTGCTGCCCCTTTTCAAATGGTACGTTTTCAGAAATGCTACTTGCGATGGTCGGTTACGTCTTGGACTTAACGTGGAAAGACGAAAAGGACTCGATCGAGGATGACCATTACCATTTTGTTTGAACTTCGCTTTTCttcaatctgctcaattgagATTCCCATAcgatatatacatacatactaGTGTCTTGTTGGATGTGAATTTAAGGAGTAAGGAGGAGGGGCGTTGGGTGCACATTTAATGTGGGAATAGAAAGAAATACTGTATTCAAGCTATATAGCATCTCTGCGCCTGAAACCATGTCAGTAGTAAGTATCAGAGTCACATTTGGTCAGCAAGATTTACTGATTGAAATCAAGgggacaaaaaaataaataaaaaaaatcaagaacttTGTGCTCTTCAGAGATTCAGGATTCATTAAACAAAAAGATTAAGGATATCTGGCCCCAGTAAGAGGCACTCCATATATAGTTTTTTGGTACATATATGAATCCCGTGAACAGAACTAGTATTAGGCTGGAGGTTCTTTTGTTGTTGGTCCCGATGGATTGGCCTACAAAACGTGTTCTCCTTGTTTGGAATAGTTATTAATGATTTGGTTAGAATCTTTGTATTCCTTCCTAGGAATAGGATCAACCATGGCTATGCCGATGTGTTCGATCGGGTCCCCCCTTTTTCATCTGTGGTTGGCTCCACAATTTGCTGTGTCCAATTCTACTTGATTCCGGGATACCGACCAAAAACGCCTATCAGGGTTTTTTatggtttttaattttttgtcaaaaacgCCATCCAAAAAGGTTCTTAGAATGAATGGACTTTCTACATTTTGTCACGTCCTTTTTatctacaaaaaaaatttgaagccCTCCGTCTCTCTACCTGAAAGAGTGGGTAGGGGAATGGAGAGAATGAGCAAAAGGAATGGAGTCGGCTGCCAAATACTCCTCCCTCACCTCACCTtgctagaaaaaagaaaaaggcccaACTGCTAGCCTTAGCTTCCATCCATCTTTCGGTAAACTGGAAAAGGAGAAAATCTTGACACTTTCCAAACTGTTATGATTCACAGGCcactagaaaaaagaaaagaaaaggccgaacaaacaataataaaaaaaaaaaaagaggaaagcaCACATTTCCTATTGCAAATTGATTCCTAGAGGAAATTTTGTCagtaaaatgacaaaatcatACTGCTGTTTTCCATGTCtacattgaatttgaatttgtatatgtGTTCTTGTAGGGGCATGTTTCCTTCACTGAGTCAAAATCCTAGACCACCGACGAGCTTGAAAaatactttcctttttttttttttttttttttttttttaaggaagctTGGAAAATAACTTACTACTAGTCTAGTAGTAGATGTAGTATGGATACAAACATATGGGGACATGATAACACAGAAGCATCTTTGAAAACcttcgagaaaaaaaaaaaaaaatcagacgAGATATTTATTTGCTTCAATAATTTTTCGTTTTTGTACATTAGAATCCAAGGGACCAGCCAGAGTTAATTGTCGTGGACGGACAAGTAAAGACTTTGTTCTATTGGGTCTTCGGATGGGCTGTGGGCCACTGGTGTTGGGCTTCGAGTTGGAATTTGAATTGGCCCAGTTGTTCTTGTATTATGCTACAATTTaaaactctctttttttttttttttttttttgtgagagGGTACTTACTACCATTAAAAACTTCGAACcgttaataaataaataaatatatatatatagttgtaCAACTTCTATATCAACAGGACTGGGGACAGAGAGGAAATTAAAATTCATGAATTCATAAATCCGGACCAGcattaaattttatttaagaAAGAAGTAAGTATCTCTTTTCTTTGGGTCCATTACCCAGGCTAGCTACCAGGCACAAGTGGCTACACCATCAGTTTGGTACCACTTTTGTCAAATCAGCAATTTGGAGTCACGTttcaatttttctaataaagaattgctttttttttttttttttgaaacaaagtTATGCATTTACTGGACAAGAAAGCACATTTATGATGGCAAGGCATTTTACCTGTAGATTATGGGTTCGAATCATCCAGAGAGTAGATTATAGGTTCGAATAATCCAGAAAGCAGATAAAGAACTGCCTTGCATTCACAAAATTGACGCCAATCTGGGCTGGGGTCTTAGAACtggaattattattattattttttacctAGAAGTATCCAAACTTTTCAACCAGACTAATCTCCCAAGTTTGTGTAGTATCTTACTCTAAGAATACATAGCGAGGTAACACACAAATATCGATAACGGAACTTGCAAGAAATCGTCAAATTACGGAACCAGTCCGACTCCTGCTGGGGAGAAATGcgaagtagattagaagaagttGGAAATGTAATATAAACTAACATCCCCATGATCACAAAAATCAACATTGCCATTTTGCCATCAGCATCACCTCGACGATTTTGGCAGCTGTCGACTAGACATACATCTAATGGCAGAGGAAAATTTGAGGAAGCAACCGACATAGAGCTCCAAGGGATCGATCATCTTCTTGTTGTTACTCGGCATTCCACCGGGCAGTATGATTCAAATTCGCATAGTCAATTCACAGGTCGCActcattttattattaaaaacacaataatatgtttagtaaaaaaaaaaaaaaaaaaacttagtctAGCCAATCAAAAATCCAacatcaaagaaaaaaaatgtaaactaGTCTTAAAAGTCTAGCCTTTCCTTGGCTCAGTTTTTCGGGAGTCCAACCTTGAAAAGCAGTAAAAGAAAGTCTCTAGCGggtatttaaaatattttactgtagtaatgtggataaaaaattttcattataAATGAGGTTATTTTTTAAGgctatttttggtatttttaaaattatttttgtttgtgtattactATAACATTATACatgaaaaatttgtttttcaaaaaatgatcAAAACCTTTAGATTAGAGCACATaaaacagggaaaaaaaaaaaagaacgaaACAAAATGCGTTAATGTTTGACGCGGAGGACACAAAGTCGAAATCACATTAACAATATTTGCTGATTATAAAACCATTGAATGTCTGTCCGTACGACCGGATTTCAAGTGACAGTTTGAGGAGGATACAGTTCCCACATTGCCACGGTTGTGTCTTCCGACGAGGAGGCTAATAATTTGCTATCAGCGGAGAACGAAACAGCATTACACTGCAAAAAAAAAGTACCCGCTATACATTAAGATGAGATCAAGCACCCCTACAGAAATAACAAGCTCTATAACCTCTAAAGGCTGATTGAACTTCTGGGCAAGTATCATTGAACTTCAACTCCTACGTGCAGCTTGGAGAAAGTAAATCTCTCTCTTACCTTTTTCATCTTAGCATGTAAGCAGTAAATGAGACACGATCAACCATTAATGCATCGATGTTCCAGAAAAACAAGTTAGCTGCACTTCTAATAACTAATTCAAACAAATAACCTTCCCAGAACAGCGATTGGTCAAACAAAATCCACCCAGTTCTGGCCGCTTATCTTCAAAAGGAGTACAATTCTAGTATGTTGGATGAAAAAACTATACAACAAGCAACGGATATAGATTAGAAAAGCTGGCATACCGTGGCATGATGATATTTCAATATGGCCAATGCAATTCCTTTCCGATAATTGTAAACCCTGACTCTGTCACCAAAGGGATGAACATATACTGCTTAAGATTGGTAAAAAATTCTCAAATTCTTGGTCTGATAAGTAGTACGTGATATGCTTTATTGCAAGTTTAACGTATAGAATTCAGATAATGCAGGAATGCCAAAACCATGACTATAATTCAAAGAAGCCAATCTTATCAGAAACAGCCACCAGAACTCAACAAGGCTGGTTTCACACCCATCCACCCAAGGGGCAGGGGAGGAGATGAGATTATTTCTGTGCTTTTGAAAGATCCAGCAGAACTTGGAATGAGTTTAAAAAATACATGGACGAAGGGCAAATATACCTCATCTCCTCCCCAATTTCCCTATAATGAATAAAATTTTATGTAAAGTAGCACACAAATAATTGTTACATTCGATGCCATAGATTTGCTCTCATACTGATGAGCTTACCATATGGAAAAAACAAAGATGATTTTTCTGAACAGGGCAGCTCACAGAAAAAGTTCAAGAGTGACTAACCGGTGATCCCAGCCAGCAAATGCAGCAATTTTACCATCTGGCCGGATTGATGTTCCTGCTATTCCAGGTCGCTCCAATGTAATTTCTTTCTTGACCAGTGCTGATCCCTGTATCGCAAGCCGGTAGAAAGATGAATAACttagaaatttgaaattcaaggcgttaaaaaagacaaaaagtCTCTTCCTCCTGCCCGCTGGCCACTGCTCAAAGAAATATTGCATGTCAATGATACCTATCACATGCAGCTCAAGTTCAAACTACAGTTCAATCATCATTTTTAGACCAACTGCAATTTAAATCCTTCAAAATTGCAAACCACAAAGTTCTGAACTTGTTTTTAAGTAAGGTGCATCTAACACATTACAAACGAGCATAACGTCTCATGATCACTTGGCATTTGCCAGACGAGGAGGAGAAGACTATTATGAGACCACTTGGGAGTCAAGAATGCAAAATTAAGGAAAACAGTAATCCTCACACTAAGAAAATTAAAGTTCAAAATAGGCACCTTCTGATGTTAAATAGTCACCAATTGCAAAACAAAAGATTGCTGGATTGAGGTATATTAGCATCAAATTTACTTCAAGAACAGGAAATGAAAACAACATAGAGGAGCTGCCAATAAATGGCACATGATATTTTTATCTTCTCTcatatttcattttttcaaggcaaaggaagTAATGACTGACAGCAGCATGCCACATCCCGTTAGCTGAAAGTGTAAAAATGCCATGCAATAAAGTGACTTAACATGATAGGGATAAGAATTTATCAAGCCTGAATTTACCGATTGATAATCCAAAGAGAAAAACACAAGTTTTTCATCAGCAGCCCCAGAGATACCACCACTGCATGCCCCGTCAATACAAAGGCTCAAAACTGCAAAAAAGGAACAAGATCTCAATTTATTTTTGTTGGGTTTCTTGGGGAGAGAAAAGTTGCACTCAACAAATAACATGATATATATGGAGCCAGCACCACTATACCTGGTTCTTTATGAAACTTAACAGAATTCATTGGAACCCCTGGATTCCTTACATCCCACCAAGCCATGGA contains the following coding sequences:
- the LOC113710992 gene encoding aldehyde oxidase GLOX-like — its product is MTRTHLMIHSSPPCHRLVLLLVLLLHPCHRKLAEAATTGGQWALLQSSIGIASMHMQLLNNDKVVIYDRTDFGPSNISLASGKCRYDPQEQVLKVDCTAHSVEYDVATNSFRPLTVLTDVWCSSGSLMPDGTFVQTGGFNDGDHVVRLYKPCSSGSNCDWQEINNGLIQRRWYATNHILPDSSQIIIGGRRQFNYEFYPKTAATNQVFNLRFLVQTNDPVVENNLYPFVFLNVDGNLFIFANNRAILLNYKKNIVVKNYPQLPDGNPRCYPSTGSAVLLPLRNLQGPAIQAEVLVCGGAPKGAYASAQKGDFMGALNTCGRISINDPNPQWVMETMPLARVMGDMLLLPNGHVLMINGASAGTAGWEYGRNPVLSPVIYQPNKTIGSRFEVQNPSTIPRMYHSSAILLRDGRVLVGGSNPHMLYNFTGVLYPTELSLEAFSPSYLDPGVAGLRPRIISPASQSQIGYGQQLVIRFSVSGQLKGNLVTVTMAAPSFNTHSFSMNQRLLVLGGDNVKIAGNSTYQTAVLTPSTSSLAPPGFYLLFVVVHQDIPSQGIWVHLQ